In Oenanthe melanoleuca isolate GR-GAL-2019-014 chromosome 10, OMel1.0, whole genome shotgun sequence, a single window of DNA contains:
- the PARP16 gene encoding protein mono-ADP-ribosyltransferase PARP16 isoform X2 has product MSAPGPGPGEAAPGAREAARRDPLAADLRCSLFAAALQSYKRDSALRPFPGRYASGDTKDFEGLLADTKALPSLKELLESVPNTDKRTWDLFSWILSSKVFMIQSTKKQEYEKIQELTGMSGAAVPAPDYLFEIVYCDQMNTKFAETKGERDLIYAFHGSRLENFHSILHHGLHCHLNRTSLFGEGTYLTSDLSLALLYSPHGLGWQRSALGSILSCVAVCEIIDHPDVKCQVKKKDSEEIDRKRARVKNSEGGDVPQKYFVVTNNQLLRVKYLLVYSQKQHRRPSNASSWFYTHRFALMMMLYLLLLIVIGASNSPTFIYYWHRMFDSER; this is encoded by the exons ATGTCAGCGCcgggccccggccccggcgAGGCGGCCCCGGGCGCCAGGGAGGCGGCGCGGCGGGACCCGCTGGCCGCCGACCTGCGGTGCAGCCTGTTCGCCGCCGCGCTGCAGAGCTACAAGCGCGACTCCGCGCTCAGGCCCTTCCCGGGCCGCTACGCCAGCGGCGACACCAAGGACTTCGAGGGGCTG CTTGCAGATACCAAGGCTCTACCAAGCCTGAAAGAGCTTCTGGAATCTGTTCCAAATACAGATAAAAGGACCTGGGACCTCTTTAGTTGGATTCTATCATCTAAAGTCTTCATGATACAAAGTACTAAAAAACAGGAG TACGAGAAGATCCAGGAACTCACAGGGATGTCTGgggctgcagttcctgctccAGATTACCTCTTTGAGATTGTGTACTGTGATCAAATGAACACCAAGTTTGCTGAGACCAAGGGAGAGCGGGACCTTATCTATGCCTTCCATGGGAGCCGCCTGGAGAACTTCCATTCCATCCTGCACCACGGCCTGCACTGCCACTTGAACAGG ACATCCCTGTTTGGTGAAGGCACCTATCTGACCAGTGACCTGAGTCTGGCTCTGCTGTACAGCCCTCACGGTCTTGGCTGGCAGCGAAGTGCACTGGGCTCTATTCTCAGCTGTGTGGCTGTTTGTGAGATCATTGACCACCCAGATGTAAAGTGTCAGGTGAAAAAGAAAG ATTCAGAAGAAATAGACAGAAAAAGAGCAAGAGTGAAAAACAGTGAAGGGGGAGATGTGCCACAGAAATACTTTGTTGTCACAAACAACCAGCTTTTACGAGTTAAATACTTGCTAGTGTATTCACAAAAGCAGCATAGGAG gcCTTCTAATGCATCTTCCTGGTTCTACACCCACCGTTTTGCCCTAATGATGATGCTGTACCTGCTGTTGCTGATAGTGATAGGGGCCAGCAACTCACCAACCTTCATCTACTACTGGCACAGAATGTTTGACTCGGAGAGATGA
- the PARP16 gene encoding protein mono-ADP-ribosyltransferase PARP16 isoform X1 produces MSAPGPGPGEAAPGAREAARRDPLAADLRCSLFAAALQSYKRDSALRPFPGRYASGDTKDFEGLLADTKALPSLKELLESVPNTDKRTWDLFSWILSSKVFMIQSTKKQEYEKIQELTGMSGAAVPAPDYLFEIVYCDQMNTKFAETKGERDLIYAFHGSRLENFHSILHHGLHCHLNRISALFQTSLFGEGTYLTSDLSLALLYSPHGLGWQRSALGSILSCVAVCEIIDHPDVKCQVKKKDSEEIDRKRARVKNSEGGDVPQKYFVVTNNQLLRVKYLLVYSQKQHRRPSNASSWFYTHRFALMMMLYLLLLIVIGASNSPTFIYYWHRMFDSER; encoded by the exons ATGTCAGCGCcgggccccggccccggcgAGGCGGCCCCGGGCGCCAGGGAGGCGGCGCGGCGGGACCCGCTGGCCGCCGACCTGCGGTGCAGCCTGTTCGCCGCCGCGCTGCAGAGCTACAAGCGCGACTCCGCGCTCAGGCCCTTCCCGGGCCGCTACGCCAGCGGCGACACCAAGGACTTCGAGGGGCTG CTTGCAGATACCAAGGCTCTACCAAGCCTGAAAGAGCTTCTGGAATCTGTTCCAAATACAGATAAAAGGACCTGGGACCTCTTTAGTTGGATTCTATCATCTAAAGTCTTCATGATACAAAGTACTAAAAAACAGGAG TACGAGAAGATCCAGGAACTCACAGGGATGTCTGgggctgcagttcctgctccAGATTACCTCTTTGAGATTGTGTACTGTGATCAAATGAACACCAAGTTTGCTGAGACCAAGGGAGAGCGGGACCTTATCTATGCCTTCCATGGGAGCCGCCTGGAGAACTTCCATTCCATCCTGCACCACGGCCTGCACTGCCACTTGAACAGG ATTTCTGCTCTGTTTCAGACATCCCTGTTTGGTGAAGGCACCTATCTGACCAGTGACCTGAGTCTGGCTCTGCTGTACAGCCCTCACGGTCTTGGCTGGCAGCGAAGTGCACTGGGCTCTATTCTCAGCTGTGTGGCTGTTTGTGAGATCATTGACCACCCAGATGTAAAGTGTCAGGTGAAAAAGAAAG ATTCAGAAGAAATAGACAGAAAAAGAGCAAGAGTGAAAAACAGTGAAGGGGGAGATGTGCCACAGAAATACTTTGTTGTCACAAACAACCAGCTTTTACGAGTTAAATACTTGCTAGTGTATTCACAAAAGCAGCATAGGAG gcCTTCTAATGCATCTTCCTGGTTCTACACCCACCGTTTTGCCCTAATGATGATGCTGTACCTGCTGTTGCTGATAGTGATAGGGGCCAGCAACTCACCAACCTTCATCTACTACTGGCACAGAATGTTTGACTCGGAGAGATGA